The genomic stretch GCTCGCCTGCTGCTGCCTGCCGGTGCCCCCGAGGACGTCTGGCGCGCTGCCCGGCAGGGCGGCATCGGCGGGTCGGACGTGGCCGCCATCCTCGGCATGGACGCCCACCGCGGACCGCTGCACGTGTGGCTGGAGAAGACCGGACAGGCGCCCGAACGGCGTGACGTCCGACTGGAGCGGTCCGCCCGACGCGGCCACCGCCTGGAGTCCCTCGTGGCGGAGTTCTTCGCCGAGGAGTCCGGCCTGACCGTGCTCGACTCGCCGGGCACCCTCCAGCACATCGACCACCCGCACTGGGTCGCCAACCCGGACCGGCTCACCGTCGCCCCCGACGGCCAGGCGCGCGACGAACTGGGCGTCCTGGAGTGCAAGACCCGCACCTGGCGCTCCGCCCGGATCGAGGGCTGGCACGGCGACCAGGCCCCCGACCGGCCCGCCATCCAGGCGCACTGGTACCTGACCGTCACCGGCTACCGGTACGCCTACGTCGCCGGGCTCATCGATGACGACCTGGAGTGGTGGCGGCTTGAGCGCGACGACGAGCTGTGCCAGATGCTCGCCAACGCCGTTGACCGGTTCTGGCACGACCACGTGATGGCCGGCCTACCGCCGAAGCCGGACGGCACCGAGGCCACCGCAGAGCTGCTGGCCCGTATGTGGGTCGCCCGCGAAGAGGCCACGGTCGAGGTCGACCCGGTCGAGACGATGCTGCTGAAGCAGCGGCGCCGCGAGCTGAAGGAACAGATCGGCACCCGCTTCGACGAGCTGACCGAGATCGAGAACCGGATGCGGCAGATCGCCGGTGACGCCGAGGTCGCCACGATCGGCGGCCGCCCGGCCTACACGTGGCGGCAGAACGGCCAGTTCGCCTCCGCCCGGTTCCGCGACGCCGAGCCGCAGCTCGCCGCCGAATACACCCGCCTGGTCCTGGCCGTCGACACCGAGCGGCTCGCCCAGGAGCACCCCGAGACGTATCGCAAGTACCGGGCCCGCGTGCTGCGCGTGCCCTCGGAAGGATGACCATGGCCGACCTCAAGGACCGTGTGAAGCAGGCCACCAGCGGCGCGGACGACCAGCAGCCGGAGCAGCAGCCGGTCACCGATCTCGCCGTCGGCGACACCGCGCGGCAGTGGCTCCAGCGCCGGACGACGTACTTCACCGACGCGCTGCCCCGGCACATTGACCAGGCGCACTTCATGGCCGTCGCCCAGGCCGTGATGCCGAACCTGACGAAGTGCACCCCGGCGAGCATTCACACGTCGCTGCTCGCGTGCGCCCGGTT from Streptomyces roseochromogenus subsp. oscitans DS 12.976 encodes the following:
- a CDS encoding YqaJ viral recombinase family protein, translated to MKTSRSKSTSPADGPRDAAAGAKAGEGTLRSTPETPPASSGTLTGPVTPTARLLLPAGAPEDVWRAARQGGIGGSDVAAILGMDAHRGPLHVWLEKTGQAPERRDVRLERSARRGHRLESLVAEFFAEESGLTVLDSPGTLQHIDHPHWVANPDRLTVAPDGQARDELGVLECKTRTWRSARIEGWHGDQAPDRPAIQAHWYLTVTGYRYAYVAGLIDDDLEWWRLERDDELCQMLANAVDRFWHDHVMAGLPPKPDGTEATAELLARMWVAREEATVEVDPVETMLLKQRRRELKEQIGTRFDELTEIENRMRQIAGDAEVATIGGRPAYTWRQNGQFASARFRDAEPQLAAEYTRLVLAVDTERLAQEHPETYRKYRARVLRVPSEG